In the genome of Burkholderia diffusa, one region contains:
- the tssI gene encoding type VI secretion system tip protein VgrG, whose amino-acid sequence MNRVFTLDSPHGDDLKVHTLDGSDELGRLFEFRIEALADSHSLSLKDLLGKPVTVRIEQQDLSTRYLNGIVARATLAGRRAERHYGYELVVRPWLWLATRRSDCRIFQNRTVPDIVQEVLAPYGFPIENKLTESYVPREYCVQYNETDTAFVLRLMEFEGIYFYFRHAADSHTLVLCDAMSSHVALPGYETIPYIAQDRTAIADEEHIEGWLPAQEVSVGKHQTSDYDYTKPRADLSAQKVDPRGHDHDSLASFEWPGGYRDDAPGAHYSRVRLEEQQAEHERASADTDVRGAAPGYLFTLAHCPRADQNREYLIVRCRYRFQENAYASDQGAEAVVHRTMMLVQPSSLPYRSPRETPRPRTNGPQTATVVGPPGEEIWTDQYGRVKLQFRWDRYGQSNQDSSCWVRVSSPWAGGGFGGVQIPRVGDEVVVDFLNGDPDEPIVTGRVYNGEKMPPWGLPGSATQSGLLSRSSPGGTTEHANAFRFEDKKGAEQLWMHAERNFDAETEADHTLSIGNNHTHTVGNDETMQVKNNRQRSVGRDETVNIGQNRVAQIGVDETHGVGGNRTRTVGKNETVTIAANRDATIGGIHNETVAKAKTETIGEGKTLNVGQLYQTTSQDMKTLVASSHTEEIGARTSTIANAHTHTVGGEHIVNVGANHTTNVQHQVLVNAGDQLALVCGMSSIVMKRDGTITIQGVNVASTGTNTHSVNGKTVTSSATGEHTVEGAILKLNP is encoded by the coding sequence GTGAATCGCGTATTCACACTCGACAGCCCGCATGGCGACGACCTGAAGGTCCACACGCTCGACGGCAGCGACGAACTCGGCCGCCTGTTCGAATTCCGGATCGAGGCGCTGGCGGACAGCCACAGCCTGTCGCTGAAGGATCTGCTCGGCAAGCCCGTCACCGTGCGGATCGAGCAGCAGGACCTGTCGACACGCTACCTGAACGGGATCGTCGCGCGCGCGACGCTGGCCGGCCGGCGCGCCGAGCGGCACTACGGTTACGAACTCGTCGTGCGGCCATGGCTTTGGCTCGCGACGCGGCGCTCCGATTGCCGGATCTTCCAGAACCGCACCGTGCCGGACATCGTGCAGGAGGTGCTGGCGCCGTATGGCTTTCCGATCGAGAACAAGCTGACCGAATCCTATGTGCCGCGCGAATACTGCGTGCAGTACAACGAGACCGATACCGCGTTCGTGTTGCGGCTTATGGAGTTCGAGGGCATTTATTTTTATTTCCGACACGCGGCCGACAGTCACACGCTCGTGCTGTGCGATGCGATGTCGTCGCACGTCGCGTTGCCCGGCTACGAAACGATCCCGTACATCGCGCAGGATCGCACCGCGATCGCCGACGAGGAGCACATCGAAGGCTGGCTGCCCGCGCAGGAGGTGAGCGTCGGCAAGCACCAGACCAGCGACTACGACTATACGAAGCCGCGTGCCGATCTTTCGGCGCAGAAGGTCGATCCGCGCGGCCACGATCACGACAGCTTGGCGTCGTTCGAATGGCCGGGCGGGTATCGCGACGATGCGCCTGGTGCGCACTACAGCCGCGTGCGGCTCGAGGAACAGCAAGCCGAACATGAGCGGGCGAGCGCCGATACCGATGTGCGCGGCGCCGCGCCCGGCTATCTGTTCACGCTCGCGCATTGTCCGCGCGCTGACCAGAACCGCGAATACCTGATCGTGCGGTGTCGGTACCGTTTCCAGGAGAACGCTTATGCGAGCGATCAGGGGGCCGAAGCCGTCGTGCATCGGACGATGATGCTCGTGCAGCCGTCGAGCCTGCCTTATCGATCGCCGCGTGAAACGCCGCGGCCGCGCACGAACGGACCGCAGACGGCGACCGTCGTCGGGCCGCCGGGGGAGGAAATCTGGACCGACCAGTATGGGCGCGTGAAGCTGCAGTTCCGCTGGGATCGATATGGGCAGAGCAACCAGGATTCGTCGTGCTGGGTGCGGGTGTCGAGCCCTTGGGCCGGGGGTGGCTTCGGGGGCGTACAGATTCCGCGTGTCGGCGACGAGGTGGTCGTCGATTTTCTCAACGGCGATCCGGATGAGCCGATCGTGACGGGGCGCGTTTACAACGGCGAGAAGATGCCGCCGTGGGGGCTGCCGGGCAGTGCGACGCAGAGCGGACTGCTGTCGCGGTCGTCACCGGGCGGGACGACCGAGCATGCGAATGCGTTCCGGTTCGAGGACAAGAAGGGCGCCGAGCAGCTGTGGATGCATGCGGAACGGAATTTCGACGCGGAGACGGAGGCCGATCACACGCTTTCTATCGGGAACAACCATACGCATACCGTCGGGAACGACGAGACGATGCAGGTGAAGAACAACCGGCAAAGGAGCGTGGGGCGGGACGAGACGGTGAATATCGGGCAGAACCGGGTCGCGCAGATCGGGGTGGACGAGACGCATGGAGTGGGTGGGAATCGGACGCGGACCGTCGGGAAAAACGAAACCGTGACGATTGCCGCCAATCGCGACGCGACCATCGGTGGCATTCACAACGAGACGGTTGCGAAAGCCAAGACGGAAACGATCGGCGAAGGCAAGACGTTGAATGTCGGGCAGCTTTATCAAACGACTTCGCAAGACATGAAGACGCTGGTTGCGTCGTCGCATACCGAGGAAATCGGTGCGCGTACGTCGACGATTGCGAACGCGCACACGCACACGGTCGGCGGTGAACACATCGTCAACGTCGGCGCGAACCATACGACGAACGTGCAGCATCAGGTCCTCGTCAACGCCGGAGACCAGCTTGCGCTTGTCTGCGGGATGTCGAGCATCGTGATGAAGCGCGACGGCACGATCACGATCCAGGGTGTCAACGTCGCATCGACCGGCACGAACACCCACAGCGTGAACGGCAAGACGGTGACGTCGTCGGCGACCGGCGAACACACGGTCGAAGGCGCGATCCTGAAACTGAATCCATAA
- a CDS encoding RHS repeat-associated core domain-containing protein: MALLAVKHLDPVVGVDVHSVLVTPGTPPVFLPHPHVGFMLDLREYVQAAKAVVGCIAMMIVQEKVTEYIEDHPEDVEKLAHLADEANQQVNDLMGGGKLPDLKDDPNVAEGMRLAKEANKIKNRISDDLGSNVGSGGSSGRPIFVNGMMRATAGTHAYHVPGLHFPLGESFAPPPEEVEPSNDGESFMGSKTVLANNDPMSYMALEALSCWSVGMEPPPHNSAHTDRTYPSMPSSVMLPIPAGRPVFVGGPPIMNMAAAAKGLFKAFRGSKWAKALADKLKLKPGFLRCNVLKAEPVDAITGEVVIQQHDFTVPGRLPLTWDRYYASHNSYASSIGMGWQTPADMRLTLVRHENGVGVAAYFLNYVTAFDTIPAEGGWSGRVYDWQHGHALYLRDDRLVLRTRTGIEYEFTLPAPWIRTIDTRLDTATLPLLVDRMADLNGNAWSFERQAGRNPVRLVEWQGDAMAGRVIECTCGNDTRSGLLATLKLIDRSGRAHLLVGYEQDNELNLVAAVDAMAQPHHYEYADNHRMVRHTSARGVSFYYSYQRHDDGIWRVDHAWGDNRLFDYRFIYNPARQETRITDSMGYTTFLQSNDRGMPVAEIDPLGGMTSYRYDEQGRTNAGTDLAGRTTSWKYDSYGHLLTQTLADGSALHTEYNADHKLVCGTDPAGGQWRYAWDERGNLLMQTTPSHACVHYEYDQYGQLIAHTGPQGEVTRFDYDQDGNLAVLTNALGHRTQYKYNALGNLVQVINALGQASHFEYDRNSNLTRAIEPGAREVQCTYDADGNMVRYRDATGKVTQLTYSQSGQISKKQTPDGNVVEYRYDSEERLVGVVNGRGELYELKRDGLGRIVEEVDYWGQTRRYEYGSFGELRRSVDPMGQRIDYQTDKLGRIVQKRVPDRRQGDGHRIESFEYDRSGKLIVAANPDCRVELSYDNAGRLVEERQGDTFAIMYRYNAVGQRVERRTTLKIVGEMISHTVRYGYDVLGAVVSIQIGDALPITFERDALGRVCVEHLGEALRRELAYTSDRQLARQTLLVNTGPAFVTEYTYDANGEMTEKRDSRLGIEQFDYDPVGRLIGHLDPTGKLHRFLYNPAGDLLTTRVHQGNRTDVSYPERQTDTWLRKGERDGYCYTFDRIGNLLRKQGAQQDLLLRWDGDGLLIETLAIRPMVGSTTGTLRIHTCYEYDVFHRRTRKVTQIQHESGAWNDIASGRTNGSCTCCFFWEGDVLVGEIEHGDVNVRRWLANASIDVRPDRSETSADGYSDAREWVYYPGTFRPLAGMRCMYQLQTLHADGTDQQQEGAMPLAPALIAGTQYVFCDTDPNGAQTRLIDQSGSVVWEGRYAAWGSVSQVGTQPEHDQNLRLQGQYYDGETALHYNRFRYYDPGLGQFISQDPVGLSAGANLYQFATNALSWTDPLGLDAKSAFRRFSLKTILNNPSHPLRFLLARDSAGNVTKHFSPTKGCSHPELINWGDVEDNAWEADMTKNPQTFRTGQPLVQMGHLTSKFSLDKERMALQDAWENQRDSKDEAAGVIMERTAIDIGGVPVFKETAQEWERYGFLDKGTVAKAAPSRGWTRP; encoded by the coding sequence GTGGCGCTGCTCGCCGTCAAGCATCTCGATCCGGTCGTCGGTGTCGACGTTCATTCGGTACTGGTCACGCCCGGTACGCCACCGGTGTTCCTGCCGCACCCTCATGTCGGGTTCATGCTCGATCTGCGTGAGTACGTTCAAGCGGCAAAAGCCGTGGTCGGATGCATTGCAATGATGATCGTGCAGGAGAAGGTGACCGAATACATCGAAGACCATCCCGAAGATGTGGAGAAACTGGCGCATCTGGCCGATGAGGCGAACCAGCAGGTCAATGACTTGATGGGTGGCGGCAAGCTGCCGGACTTAAAGGACGACCCCAACGTCGCTGAGGGGATGCGGCTGGCGAAGGAGGCCAACAAGATCAAGAACCGCATAAGCGATGATCTTGGCTCGAACGTGGGGTCAGGGGGAAGCAGCGGCAGGCCGATTTTTGTGAACGGGATGATGCGGGCCACGGCCGGGACGCATGCGTATCACGTACCGGGGTTGCATTTCCCGCTTGGAGAATCGTTTGCTCCGCCACCTGAGGAGGTTGAACCGTCGAACGACGGCGAATCATTCATGGGCAGCAAGACAGTGCTCGCCAACAACGATCCGATGTCGTACATGGCGCTTGAAGCGTTGAGTTGCTGGTCGGTCGGGATGGAGCCGCCACCGCATAACAGCGCGCATACCGATCGGACTTATCCGTCAATGCCCAGTTCGGTGATGTTGCCGATTCCGGCAGGGCGGCCGGTTTTTGTGGGCGGGCCGCCGATCATGAATATGGCCGCTGCGGCGAAGGGGTTGTTCAAGGCGTTTCGGGGATCGAAGTGGGCGAAGGCGCTGGCGGACAAGTTGAAATTGAAACCGGGGTTTTTGCGGTGCAATGTGTTGAAGGCGGAGCCGGTCGACGCAATCACGGGCGAAGTCGTGATTCAGCAACATGACTTCACTGTACCCGGCCGATTGCCACTCACGTGGGATCGGTACTATGCCAGCCACAATAGCTATGCGAGCTCGATCGGTATGGGCTGGCAAACGCCCGCCGATATGCGGCTGACGTTAGTGCGGCATGAGAATGGAGTGGGCGTTGCAGCGTATTTCCTGAATTATGTGACTGCGTTCGACACGATACCGGCCGAAGGCGGCTGGTCGGGCCGCGTCTATGACTGGCAGCATGGCCACGCTCTGTACCTGCGTGATGATCGATTGGTGCTGCGCACGCGCACTGGCATCGAATACGAGTTCACCCTACCGGCGCCATGGATACGCACCATCGACACCCGTTTAGACACCGCCACGCTGCCACTGCTTGTCGATCGGATGGCCGACCTGAACGGCAACGCATGGTCGTTTGAACGCCAGGCAGGTCGCAACCCAGTGCGTCTTGTCGAATGGCAAGGCGATGCGATGGCGGGGCGCGTGATCGAATGCACGTGCGGCAACGACACACGGTCAGGGCTGCTTGCTACGTTGAAGCTGATCGATAGAAGCGGTCGAGCACATCTACTTGTCGGCTATGAGCAAGACAACGAACTGAACCTGGTTGCTGCGGTCGATGCGATGGCGCAACCTCATCATTACGAATATGCCGACAATCATCGAATGGTGCGTCATACCAGTGCCCGTGGAGTGTCGTTTTACTACAGCTACCAACGGCATGACGATGGCATCTGGCGCGTCGACCATGCGTGGGGGGATAACCGTCTATTCGATTACCGCTTTATCTACAATCCGGCGCGTCAGGAAACCCGCATTACAGATTCCATGGGGTACACGACGTTTCTGCAATCCAACGATCGTGGCATGCCGGTGGCCGAGATCGATCCGTTGGGCGGTATGACAAGTTACCGATACGACGAGCAGGGACGCACTAACGCAGGAACCGATCTCGCAGGACGCACTACCTCCTGGAAGTATGATTCCTACGGCCATCTGCTCACGCAGACCTTGGCAGATGGCAGTGCACTGCACACTGAATACAACGCCGACCACAAGCTGGTGTGCGGGACGGATCCCGCAGGCGGGCAATGGCGTTATGCGTGGGACGAACGGGGTAATCTCCTGATGCAGACTACGCCATCGCACGCCTGCGTCCATTACGAATACGATCAATACGGTCAACTCATCGCGCATACCGGGCCGCAAGGCGAAGTGACGCGGTTCGATTACGACCAGGATGGCAATCTTGCAGTGCTGACGAATGCACTCGGCCATCGCACGCAGTATAAGTACAACGCTCTTGGAAACCTGGTACAGGTTATCAACGCGCTCGGTCAGGCGAGCCATTTCGAATACGACCGCAACAGCAATCTGACGCGCGCCATCGAACCGGGTGCGCGCGAGGTCCAATGCACCTACGATGCAGATGGCAATATGGTGCGCTACCGCGATGCGACGGGAAAGGTGACGCAACTGACTTATTCACAGTCGGGGCAGATCAGTAAGAAGCAGACGCCTGACGGAAATGTCGTCGAATACCGCTACGACTCTGAGGAGCGATTGGTCGGTGTGGTAAATGGGCGCGGCGAACTCTACGAACTCAAGCGCGACGGGCTGGGGCGGATTGTCGAGGAAGTCGATTATTGGGGACAAACTCGCCGCTACGAATACGGCTCGTTCGGTGAACTACGGCGTAGCGTCGACCCGATGGGGCAGAGGATTGACTACCAGACGGACAAGCTAGGGCGGATCGTGCAAAAGCGGGTGCCGGACCGAAGGCAGGGTGATGGGCATCGCATCGAATCATTCGAATATGACCGCAGCGGCAAATTGATCGTTGCGGCAAATCCGGACTGCCGCGTCGAACTCAGCTATGACAACGCGGGTCGTCTCGTTGAAGAACGACAAGGCGACACGTTCGCGATCATGTACCGCTACAACGCTGTTGGCCAGCGAGTAGAACGTCGCACGACGCTCAAGATAGTCGGCGAAATGATCTCACACACCGTGCGCTACGGCTATGACGTACTCGGCGCAGTCGTCTCGATCCAGATCGGAGACGCATTACCGATCACGTTTGAACGCGACGCGCTCGGCCGGGTTTGCGTCGAACATTTAGGTGAGGCATTGCGGCGCGAGCTAGCCTATACATCGGATAGGCAGTTGGCCCGGCAAACGCTGCTGGTCAACACAGGTCCGGCGTTTGTCACCGAATATACCTACGACGCCAACGGTGAGATGACCGAGAAGCGTGACTCCCGACTTGGCATCGAGCAATTCGACTACGATCCGGTGGGCAGGCTGATTGGTCACCTCGATCCGACCGGCAAACTGCACCGTTTCCTGTATAACCCGGCGGGCGACCTGTTGACCACGCGGGTTCATCAAGGTAATCGGACCGACGTATCCTACCCGGAACGACAAACCGACACATGGCTACGCAAAGGCGAACGCGATGGTTATTGCTACACGTTTGATCGTATTGGCAATCTATTGCGCAAGCAGGGCGCACAACAGGATCTGCTGTTGCGCTGGGATGGTGATGGGTTGCTGATCGAGACGCTAGCGATACGCCCCATGGTCGGATCGACAACCGGTACATTGCGTATCCACACTTGCTACGAGTATGACGTGTTCCACCGGCGCACCCGGAAGGTCACTCAGATTCAGCATGAGTCTGGTGCATGGAACGACATAGCCTCAGGCCGGACCAATGGATCGTGTACCTGCTGTTTTTTTTGGGAAGGCGATGTGCTGGTAGGAGAAATCGAGCACGGCGATGTGAACGTTCGCCGGTGGTTGGCAAACGCGAGCATCGACGTGCGCCCTGACCGTTCAGAGACTTCAGCAGACGGATACAGCGACGCGCGCGAGTGGGTCTATTATCCAGGAACGTTTCGGCCGCTGGCAGGAATGCGATGCATGTATCAGCTACAAACGCTACACGCAGACGGCACCGATCAACAGCAAGAGGGGGCGATGCCATTAGCCCCGGCACTGATCGCCGGGACGCAGTATGTCTTCTGCGACACAGACCCCAATGGGGCTCAAACCCGGCTTATCGATCAATCAGGTTCGGTTGTTTGGGAAGGCCGTTACGCGGCGTGGGGTAGTGTAAGCCAAGTCGGGACGCAGCCTGAGCACGACCAGAACCTGCGACTGCAGGGGCAATATTATGATGGGGAGACAGCACTTCATTACAACAGGTTCCGCTATTACGACCCCGGTTTAGGGCAGTTCATCAGCCAGGATCCGGTCGGTCTATCTGCCGGCGCTAATCTATACCAGTTTGCCACCAATGCTCTTTCATGGACTGATCCTCTCGGCTTGGACGCAAAATCTGCGTTCAGACGATTTTCCCTGAAAACGATCTTAAATAATCCTTCTCATCCACTTCGCTTTCTTCTCGCGCGGGATTCAGCAGGAAACGTGACGAAGCATTTCTCTCCAACCAAAGGATGCTCGCATCCCGAACTCATCAATTGGGGGGACGTCGAAGACAACGCTTGGGAAGCGGATATGACTAAAAACCCACAAACCTTTCGAACTGGGCAGCCCCTTGTTCAGATGGGCCATCTAACGAGCAAATTTTCACTGGATAAGGAACGAATGGCGTTGCAGGACGCGTGGGAAAATCAGAGAGACTCCAAAGATGAGGCCGCGGGGGTAATTATGGAGCGAACGGCAATCGACATCGGCGGCGTACCGGTCTTCAAGGAAACGGCACAAGAATGGGAGCGGTATGGTTTTCTCGACAAGGGAACAGTTGCCAAGGCAGCGCCTAGTCGCGGCTGGACGAGGCCGTAA
- a CDS encoding sigma-70 family RNA polymerase sigma factor, translated as MSDTPSGASGFDQSAPSRDADADVARREHLNRLMARAAGGDQVAFAELYRLSASRVFGTIVRMLHDHGEAEDLLQEVYTTAWRRIETFDPARGGAMTWLITLARNRTIDRLRQHRDAQLDDEQVLELPDEDPTPAALAEATQERQRLEHCLSQLDPQQGRAVREAFFSGATYSELAARLRVPLGTMKSWIRRSLMQLKVCLEQ; from the coding sequence ATGAGCGACACGCCGAGCGGTGCCAGCGGCTTCGATCAGTCAGCCCCTTCGCGCGATGCCGATGCGGATGTCGCGCGCCGCGAACATCTGAATCGGCTGATGGCTCGGGCAGCAGGCGGCGATCAGGTGGCTTTCGCGGAGTTGTACCGGCTGAGCGCATCGCGCGTGTTCGGGACGATCGTCCGCATGCTTCACGATCACGGGGAGGCCGAGGATCTCCTCCAGGAGGTCTACACGACGGCCTGGCGACGCATCGAAACGTTCGATCCGGCACGCGGCGGCGCGATGACGTGGCTGATCACACTGGCGCGCAACAGGACGATCGACCGTTTGCGGCAGCATCGCGACGCGCAGCTCGACGACGAACAGGTGCTGGAGCTTCCCGACGAGGATCCGACGCCCGCCGCGCTGGCGGAGGCAACGCAGGAGCGCCAGCGCCTCGAGCACTGCCTGTCCCAACTCGATCCGCAGCAGGGTCGCGCGGTGCGCGAGGCTTTTTTCAGCGGTGCGACCTACAGTGAGCTGGCAGCGCGGCTGCGCGTGCCGCTCGGAACCATGAAGAGCTGGATCCGGCGCAGCCTGATGCAGCTGAAGGTATGCCTGGAGCAATGA
- a CDS encoding anti-sigma factor produces the protein MNTPADHDPELRCAEYALGVLDADARRELEQSAARDPALQATLERWQRRFAPLADDITPVAPPARIWTRIQHDLGFVTPPRARGAAPAGGWWNSLRLWRWVGIGASAAALGLLAVNVIRVDEAPPRPAADGGHYMAATLARSDGIAQWTATVDLKRARMVVVPANTPPIAADRSTELWLIPPNAKPISLGVFASNAPASMTLPPAILSQLGARTVLAVSLEPHGGSPSGQPTGPVLATGAMHIA, from the coding sequence ATGAATACGCCGGCCGATCACGATCCCGAATTGCGCTGCGCAGAATACGCCCTCGGCGTGCTCGACGCAGACGCACGCCGCGAGCTGGAGCAGTCCGCCGCTCGCGATCCGGCGTTGCAAGCCACGCTCGAGCGCTGGCAGCGCCGCTTCGCCCCGCTCGCGGACGACATCACGCCCGTCGCCCCGCCCGCGCGAATCTGGACGCGGATCCAGCACGACCTCGGCTTCGTCACGCCGCCGCGCGCTCGCGGCGCCGCGCCGGCCGGCGGATGGTGGAACAGCCTGCGACTGTGGCGCTGGGTCGGCATCGGCGCGAGCGCGGCTGCGCTGGGGCTGCTTGCGGTCAACGTGATCCGGGTGGACGAAGCGCCGCCGCGCCCGGCCGCTGACGGTGGCCACTACATGGCGGCGACGCTGGCACGTTCGGATGGCATTGCACAGTGGACCGCCACGGTCGACCTGAAGCGTGCCCGAATGGTCGTGGTGCCGGCGAACACGCCGCCGATCGCCGCGGATCGCTCGACGGAGCTGTGGCTGATTCCGCCGAATGCGAAGCCGATCTCGCTCGGCGTATTCGCGTCTAATGCGCCCGCGTCAATGACGCTGCCGCCAGCGATCCTCTCGCAACTCGGCGCACGCACGGTGCTCGCCGTGTCGCTAGAGCCTCACGGCGGCTCCCCGAGCGGCCAACCCACCGGGCCAGTCCTCGCCACCGGCGCGATGCACATCGCTTGA
- a CDS encoding DUF1295 domain-containing protein: MPAVAVALLALVELVASFTAVWITQLHSRNAGMIDPVWAATLGGVAMFIAVLATGAELNRALVAAGGGIWGLRLAWHLWRRNRGQPEDPRYRQFRLQWGDAASRNMFWLFQLQALISMFLSVAFFIPAYSAQPPSRFAIAAAIAIWIVAVAGEAAADRQLKRFLADPAHRGQVCRAGWWRYSRHPNYFFECVHWLAYAALAIGMPWGWLTLMPPFLMAWLLIKVSGLPLLEARLLQTRPGYREYMRTTSALVPWPPRPADNTSPTRPDHPQDRSTRS, translated from the coding sequence ATGCCCGCCGTTGCCGTCGCCCTCCTCGCCCTGGTAGAACTGGTTGCGTCCTTCACGGCGGTGTGGATCACCCAATTGCATTCCCGGAACGCCGGGATGATCGATCCGGTCTGGGCCGCGACGCTCGGTGGCGTAGCGATGTTCATCGCGGTGCTGGCTACCGGCGCGGAACTGAATCGTGCGCTGGTGGCCGCGGGCGGCGGCATCTGGGGGCTGCGACTCGCGTGGCACCTGTGGCGGCGCAATCGCGGCCAGCCGGAGGATCCGCGCTATCGGCAATTCCGTCTCCAGTGGGGCGACGCCGCGTCGCGCAACATGTTCTGGCTGTTCCAGTTGCAAGCGCTGATCTCGATGTTCCTGTCGGTCGCATTCTTCATCCCCGCATATAGCGCGCAACCCCCTTCCCGGTTCGCGATTGCGGCGGCGATCGCGATCTGGATCGTCGCCGTCGCCGGAGAGGCTGCCGCCGACCGCCAACTCAAGCGATTTCTTGCGGATCCCGCGCATCGCGGCCAGGTCTGCCGCGCTGGCTGGTGGCGCTATTCGCGGCACCCCAACTATTTCTTCGAGTGCGTGCACTGGCTCGCGTACGCGGCACTGGCGATCGGAATGCCGTGGGGATGGCTGACGCTGATGCCGCCCTTCCTGATGGCATGGCTGCTGATCAAGGTTTCCGGCCTGCCGTTGCTCGAAGCGCGTCTGCTGCAGACCCGTCCGGGCTACCGCGAATACATGCGCACGACCAGCGCCCTCGTTCCGTGGCCACCGAGGCCGGCGGACAACACTTCCCCCACTCGACCCGATCACCCTCAGGACCGGAGTACGCGCTCATGA
- a CDS encoding SAM-dependent methyltransferase has product MTATASQPSPASTSAPNDAWLIRCCERGWLPDTLIRAGMRALMRQRLRAEHAYDGERRSAAHDALVHELHASPIAIETQAANTQHYEVPGSFFEAHLGPRLKYSCGYYPRGNETLSQAEEAMLALYAQRAELADGQRILDLGCGWGSLSLWLAERYPAAQIVALSNSYGQRHFIERCAALRRLTNLRIVTGNVAEFDFDPAEAGFDRVLSIEMFEHMKNYGQLLAKISRWTRDDGKLFVHIFAHKLLAYHFAVRDDTDWMSRHFFTGGTMPSADLLLRFQDDVRIARQWWLDGTHYARTANHWLASLDAARHRIMPILETVYGADARIWFQRWRMFYMAVAELFGYAGGQEWGVAHYLFDKRRGRA; this is encoded by the coding sequence ATGACCGCCACCGCCTCGCAACCTTCCCCGGCCTCGACGTCCGCCCCCAACGACGCCTGGCTGATTCGCTGCTGCGAGCGCGGCTGGCTGCCCGATACGCTGATTCGGGCCGGGATGCGTGCACTGATGCGGCAACGTCTGCGCGCCGAGCACGCATACGACGGAGAACGGCGCAGCGCGGCGCACGATGCGCTGGTGCACGAGCTGCACGCAAGCCCGATCGCAATCGAGACGCAGGCGGCCAATACGCAGCATTACGAGGTGCCTGGCAGCTTCTTCGAGGCGCATCTCGGCCCGAGGCTCAAATATTCGTGCGGCTATTACCCGCGCGGCAACGAAACGCTGTCGCAGGCCGAAGAGGCAATGCTCGCGTTGTATGCGCAGCGCGCCGAGCTCGCGGACGGCCAGCGCATTCTCGACCTGGGCTGCGGCTGGGGTTCGTTGTCGCTGTGGCTCGCCGAGCGGTATCCGGCGGCGCAGATCGTCGCTCTGTCGAATTCGTATGGTCAGCGTCACTTCATCGAACGATGCGCGGCGCTGCGAAGGCTGACGAATTTGCGGATCGTGACCGGCAACGTGGCGGAGTTCGACTTCGATCCCGCGGAGGCCGGGTTCGACCGCGTGCTGTCGATCGAGATGTTCGAGCATATGAAGAACTACGGGCAACTGCTCGCAAAAATCTCGCGCTGGACGCGCGACGACGGCAAGCTTTTCGTGCACATCTTCGCGCACAAGCTGCTCGCCTATCACTTCGCGGTGCGCGACGACACCGACTGGATGTCGCGCCATTTCTTCACGGGCGGGACGATGCCGTCCGCCGATCTGCTGCTGCGGTTCCAGGACGACGTGCGCATCGCTCGCCAATGGTGGCTCGACGGCACTCACTACGCCCGCACGGCCAATCATTGGCTCGCGTCGCTCGACGCGGCGCGCCACCGGATCATGCCGATTCTCGAAACGGTGTACGGCGCCGACGCCCGCATCTGGTTCCAGCGCTGGCGGATGTTCTACATGGCTGTCGCCGAGCTGTTCGGCTATGCCGGCGGGCAGGAATGGGGCGTCGCGCACTATCTGTTCGACAAGCGCCGGGGACGCGCGTGA
- a CDS encoding lipocalin family protein — translation MSPARSCRTFHLVAITVVTALALGAAGCSESSPNPNPRAGIPLSTVPVDLPRYMGRWYVIANIPYFAERDFVGSRAEWSLREDGRIDDAFVGRKGGFAQPEKRYRFVDAVKPGSGGGEWRVRLFWPVYVTQLTLYVDPGYRYTILGYPGKTLGWIFSREPAMDDATYRALLARLDAMGYDTSRFRRVPQTPDQIGKPGFASPGDRE, via the coding sequence GTGAGCCCCGCCAGGTCGTGCCGGACGTTCCACCTCGTCGCCATCACGGTCGTGACGGCGCTCGCGCTCGGCGCTGCGGGCTGCTCGGAAAGCTCGCCGAACCCGAATCCGCGCGCCGGTATTCCGCTATCGACCGTGCCCGTCGATTTGCCGCGCTACATGGGCCGCTGGTACGTGATCGCGAATATCCCGTATTTCGCCGAGCGCGATTTCGTCGGCAGCCGGGCCGAGTGGAGCCTGCGCGAAGACGGCAGGATCGACGACGCATTCGTCGGCCGCAAAGGCGGCTTCGCCCAGCCCGAAAAGCGCTATCGGTTCGTGGACGCCGTCAAGCCCGGCAGCGGCGGCGGCGAATGGCGCGTGCGGCTGTTCTGGCCGGTGTATGTCACGCAACTGACGCTTTACGTGGATCCCGGCTATCGGTACACGATCCTCGGCTACCCGGGCAAAACGCTCGGCTGGATCTTCTCGCGCGAGCCGGCGATGGACGACGCCACCTATCGCGCGCTGCTCGCCCGGCTCGATGCGATGGGCTACGACACGTCGCGCTTCAGGCGGGTGCCGCAAACCCCGGATCAGATCGGCAAGCCGGGCTTCGCGTCGCCCGGCGATCGCGAATGA